In the genome of Hymenobacter taeanensis, one region contains:
- a CDS encoding sensor histidine kinase gives MTIRNRLTWLFLGLVAFILLAAMSVVYILQADYTHEEFHQRLRDRAEVTGYVFLEQDELRADAFRAFQHRYLRTLTGEVLQIYDSQLRPRFIEEDRRIKIPARILARILTEKEVYFDLGPRQAVGLFYNDNQGQYIIVAAAENHSGAARLRYLATILFGIFVLSLVVIYVAGRVFAGRALAPIAAVNDQVDRITAQDLHLRVNEAISNEQDELTRLARTFNRMLERLEDGFETQRTFVSNASHELRTPLTATIGELQVLLTRDRDPAYYREGLASVLHELQQMKSLINNLLELTQASSGNATGDNIRLDELLWEAREAVEPAQRRRVQITLGELPEQSELLEVHGNRQLLTRAIINLFDNALKYSGPEQPVQVEFAYRAGHSYLRIQDRGIGIGEKELPQIFQPFFRADNARGIIGHGVGLPLARRIVELHGGSLHITSQLGQGTVAEVRF, from the coding sequence ATGACCATCCGCAACCGTCTGACGTGGCTATTTTTGGGTTTGGTGGCTTTCATTCTACTGGCAGCCATGTCGGTGGTGTATATTCTGCAGGCCGACTATACCCACGAGGAGTTTCACCAGCGCCTCCGTGACCGGGCCGAGGTGACGGGCTACGTGTTTCTGGAGCAAGATGAACTACGGGCCGATGCCTTCCGGGCCTTTCAGCACCGCTACCTGCGCACTCTTACCGGAGAAGTACTGCAGATATATGATTCTCAGCTTCGGCCTCGCTTCATTGAAGAGGACCGGCGCATCAAAATTCCAGCGCGTATTCTGGCCCGTATTCTGACTGAGAAAGAAGTGTACTTTGATCTGGGGCCGCGGCAGGCAGTGGGCCTTTTTTACAATGATAACCAAGGGCAGTACATCATTGTAGCCGCGGCCGAAAACCACTCGGGTGCTGCCCGATTAAGGTATCTGGCTACCATTCTGTTCGGCATATTTGTGCTGAGCCTGGTGGTGATTTACGTAGCAGGGCGGGTTTTTGCGGGGCGGGCCCTGGCTCCCATTGCCGCAGTAAACGACCAGGTAGACCGCATTACGGCCCAAGACCTGCATCTGCGCGTAAACGAGGCCATCAGCAATGAGCAAGATGAGCTTACGCGCCTGGCCCGCACTTTCAACCGGATGCTTGAGCGCCTGGAGGATGGCTTTGAAACCCAACGGACTTTTGTGAGCAACGCCTCGCATGAGCTGCGCACGCCCCTCACGGCTACCATTGGAGAGTTGCAGGTGCTGCTGACCCGCGACCGGGACCCTGCCTATTATCGGGAAGGTCTGGCCTCGGTGCTGCACGAGCTTCAGCAGATGAAGTCGTTAATAAATAACCTGTTGGAGCTAACGCAAGCCAGCTCCGGTAATGCCACCGGCGACAATATCCGGCTGGATGAGTTGCTGTGGGAAGCCCGTGAAGCCGTGGAGCCCGCTCAGCGCCGCCGCGTGCAGATTACGCTAGGGGAGTTGCCAGAGCAGTCGGAGCTTCTGGAAGTACACGGCAACCGCCAATTATTAACCAGAGCCATTATTAATCTATTTGATAATGCGCTTAAATACTCTGGGCCAGAGCAGCCCGTGCAGGTGGAGTTTGCTTACCGAGCCGGCCACAGCTACTTACGTATTCAGGACCGGGGCATTGGTATTGGAGAAAAAGAACTCCCGCAGATTTTCCAGCCTTTTTTCCGAGCTGACAACGCTCGTGGTATTATAGGGCACGGCGTTGGCCTCCCCCTCGCCCGCCGCATTGTAGAGCTGCACGGTGGTTCATTGCACATAACCTCGCAGCTAGGCCAGGGTACCGTAGCGGAAGTACGCTTTTAA
- a CDS encoding efflux RND transporter periplasmic adaptor subunit → MNRILPLPYFLFFPFSLGLFSSCSPAEPTTFVPAEVPPGLSAAVLAQVNTDSVRLTPLRFDLHLEGRVVPNADRTTEVFPLVGGLIERVPVALGDRVVRGQVLAIIHSPHMPELAQQRTEAQVDLTTAQQRLAAATSLHHDGLASAQELTIARAALQRAQSELTRLQRQLEVYGPEDRRYILRAPQAGIITEKNATEGMQFAPEQVGSLFTLTDLSDVWVMAHVFQSDIEKVQTGLPVEIRTLSYPNQVFTGKVDRVFNLLNPDSKTLQVRVRLANPHHLLKPGMYARLRLQHTTAEQLPAVPSASLVFANGKRYALVLQENQQVETRSVAVQHASGGLSFLSSGLAPGERVINSNPLLLYKELND, encoded by the coding sequence ATGAACCGTATTCTGCCCCTTCCCTATTTCCTGTTTTTCCCCTTCAGCCTGGGCCTGTTCAGCAGTTGCTCACCAGCAGAACCCACAACTTTTGTTCCAGCCGAAGTGCCGCCTGGTTTATCGGCCGCCGTGCTGGCTCAGGTTAATACCGATAGCGTACGCCTGACCCCTCTACGGTTCGATTTGCACCTGGAGGGCCGGGTGGTACCCAATGCTGACCGCACTACCGAAGTATTCCCACTGGTGGGAGGCCTAATTGAGCGCGTGCCCGTGGCCCTCGGCGACCGGGTAGTGCGCGGGCAGGTGCTGGCCATTATTCATAGCCCCCACATGCCTGAGCTGGCCCAGCAGCGCACGGAGGCCCAAGTGGATTTGACTACGGCTCAGCAACGATTGGCCGCCGCCACCAGTCTGCACCATGATGGCCTAGCCTCTGCTCAGGAGCTGACAATTGCCCGCGCAGCCCTGCAAAGGGCTCAGAGTGAGCTTACCCGCCTGCAACGGCAACTGGAAGTGTATGGCCCCGAGGATAGGCGGTATATACTGCGTGCGCCTCAGGCGGGCATCATCACGGAGAAAAATGCCACCGAGGGTATGCAGTTTGCGCCGGAGCAGGTGGGCAGTTTGTTTACCCTCACCGACCTCAGCGACGTGTGGGTAATGGCTCATGTGTTTCAATCTGACATAGAGAAAGTGCAGACTGGCCTACCGGTAGAAATACGTACTCTAAGCTACCCCAATCAAGTATTTACGGGCAAGGTAGACCGGGTTTTTAACCTGCTGAACCCCGATAGTAAGACCCTGCAGGTACGAGTGCGCCTTGCCAACCCCCACCACCTGCTTAAGCCCGGAATGTATGCCCGCCTGCGCTTACAGCATACCACGGCTGAGCAGCTGCCTGCCGTGCCCTCTGCTAGTTTGGTATTTGCCAATGGGAAGCGGTACGCCCTGGTATTGCAAGAAAATCAGCAGGTTGAAACCCGCTCGGTAGCAGTACAGCATGCCAGCGGGGGCCTTAGCTTTTTGAGCAGTGGCCTAGCGCCCGGCGAGCGGGTTATCAACAGCAACCCTCTGCTTTTATATAAAGAGTTGAACGACTAG